Proteins encoded within one genomic window of Carassius gibelio isolate Cgi1373 ecotype wild population from Czech Republic chromosome A4, carGib1.2-hapl.c, whole genome shotgun sequence:
- the LOC127976862 gene encoding transmembrane protein 243: MDDFTTRTYGTSGMDNRPLFGETSARDRFINLVIGGLASLLVLVTIISSFVFPSLPPKPLNIFFAICIMLVCGSVLVLIHWYRQGDLEPKFRNLIYYMLCSIVLLCICANLYFHDVGRDKQSNAL; the protein is encoded by the exons ATGGATGACTTCACTACACGCACCTATGGCACCAGCGGCATGGACAACAGGCCTCTGTTCGGGGAGACGTCGGCCAGG GATAGATTCATCAATCTAGTGATCGGTGGACTTGCGTCTTTACTTGTTCTG GTGACCATCATTAGCTCATTCGTCTTCCCTTCTCTTCCTCCCAAGCCACTGAATATTTTCTTTGCCATCTGTATCATGCTAGTCTGCGGGTCAGTGTTGGTTCTG ataCACTGGTACAGGCAAGGAGATCTGGAGCCCAAGTTTCGCAACTTGATCTACTACATGCTCTGTTCCATCGTTCTGCTGTGTATCTGTGCCAACTTGTATTTTCATGACGTGGGACGTGATAAACAGAGCAATGCCTTATAA
- the LOC127976878 gene encoding meiosis expressed gene 1 protein homolog: MSCAVLLDNNAKPKSMSRAKQWTGEIEDLYRFQQAGYRDELEYRQIKQVEIDRWPDTGFVKKLQRRDNTFYYYNRKRECEDREVHKVKVYVY, translated from the exons ATGTCCTGTGCCGTTTTATTGGATAACAACGCTAAGCCAAAGTCCATGAGCCGAGCAAAGCAGTGGACAGGAGAGATTGAGGACCTGTACAGATTTCAGCAGGCTGGCTACAGAGATGAGCTGGAGTACAGACAAATCAAACAAGTCGAG ATTGACCGTTGGCCAGACACTGGGTTTGTGAAGAAGCTTCAGCGTCGAGATAACACTTTCTACTACTACAACAGAAAGCGAGAGTGTGAAGATCGAGAGGTCCATAAAGTGAAGGTGTATGTGTACTGA